One window from the genome of Acuticoccus sp. I52.16.1 encodes:
- a CDS encoding extracellular solute-binding protein, with product MSRGRAGPAGGASGPLRLTRRRVLELAGAATAFTAAPLLTGAAAAAQAGTPRHALAVFGEPRHGPDFAHFDYVNPDAPRGGELRLVPSSFAGNQNPQTFNTFNMYILRGDSPPLMQLAHSALMVRGLDEPDAVYGHIAEAVEVEGRRYAFFLRDGLTFSDGSPITAADVVYSLTAIRDQGHPGYAEPLKRIAAIEAADDLTAVVSFADDASNRLPPLVATYPVLSKAWYEANDFTAAKLDVPVTSGAYTVGDYAAGRYVTFQRRPDYWGDRLATGAGHNNFGSVRVDFYRERTLAFEAFKTGKENFREEFTSKVWATEYTFPAIQRGEVVRRVFPDARPAGAQGWFINTRRGKFADKRTREALGWAFDFERTNRDLFHGAYTRTPSFFVNSDMMAEGEPTSAEVALLEPFRDALDPAVFGPAWLPPVSEDQGGNRANLRRAAQLLDEAGWTRQDGGLVDADGERLTLDYLYPSEPTSERIFLPFANALRAIGVEARAVPVDATQYQLRIVNFDFDLVTTRFALSPTPDDAIRQFFSSESAARDGSYNLAGIADPVIDAMLDAMLTAATREEMVAAARAMDRVLRLGHYWVPQWYKGEHTVAYWDEFGIPETKPRYDLPVETTWWSKNA from the coding sequence GTGAGCCGCGGGCGCGCGGGCCCGGCCGGCGGCGCATCCGGCCCCCTTCGCCTGACCCGTCGCCGGGTGCTGGAGCTGGCCGGCGCCGCCACGGCGTTTACCGCCGCGCCGCTCCTCACCGGCGCCGCCGCCGCCGCCCAGGCGGGCACGCCGCGCCATGCCCTGGCCGTCTTCGGCGAGCCCAGGCACGGGCCGGACTTCGCCCACTTCGACTATGTGAACCCCGACGCGCCGCGCGGCGGGGAGCTGCGCCTGGTGCCGTCGTCCTTCGCCGGGAACCAGAACCCGCAGACCTTCAACACCTTCAACATGTACATCCTGCGCGGCGACTCGCCGCCGCTGATGCAACTCGCCCATTCGGCGCTGATGGTCCGCGGGCTCGACGAGCCGGACGCCGTCTACGGCCACATCGCCGAGGCGGTCGAGGTCGAGGGCCGGCGCTACGCCTTCTTCCTGCGCGACGGCCTCACCTTCTCGGACGGTTCGCCGATCACCGCCGCGGACGTCGTCTACTCGCTGACCGCGATCCGCGACCAGGGGCACCCCGGCTACGCCGAGCCGCTGAAGCGCATCGCCGCCATCGAGGCCGCGGACGACCTCACCGCCGTCGTCAGCTTCGCCGACGATGCGTCCAATCGCCTGCCGCCGCTGGTGGCGACCTACCCGGTCCTCTCCAAGGCCTGGTACGAGGCGAACGACTTCACCGCCGCCAAGCTCGACGTTCCGGTCACCTCCGGTGCCTACACGGTGGGCGACTATGCGGCCGGCCGCTACGTCACGTTCCAGCGCCGGCCGGATTACTGGGGCGACCGGCTCGCCACCGGTGCCGGCCACAACAACTTCGGCTCCGTCCGGGTCGACTTCTACCGCGAGCGCACGCTGGCCTTCGAGGCGTTCAAGACCGGCAAGGAGAACTTCCGCGAAGAGTTCACCTCCAAGGTCTGGGCGACCGAGTACACCTTCCCGGCGATCCAGCGGGGCGAGGTGGTGCGCCGCGTCTTCCCCGACGCCCGCCCCGCCGGCGCCCAGGGCTGGTTCATCAACACCCGCCGCGGCAAGTTCGCCGACAAGCGAACCCGCGAGGCGCTCGGCTGGGCGTTCGACTTCGAACGGACGAACCGCGACCTCTTCCACGGCGCCTACACCCGCACCCCGTCCTTCTTCGTCAATTCCGACATGATGGCCGAGGGCGAGCCCACCTCCGCCGAGGTCGCCCTGCTGGAGCCCTTCCGGGACGCGCTCGACCCTGCGGTGTTCGGCCCGGCCTGGCTGCCGCCGGTGTCCGAGGATCAGGGCGGCAACCGCGCAAACCTGCGCCGCGCCGCGCAACTCCTCGACGAGGCCGGCTGGACGCGGCAGGACGGCGGGCTCGTCGACGCCGACGGCGAGCGGCTGACGCTGGACTACCTCTACCCCTCCGAGCCGACGTCGGAGCGCATCTTCCTGCCGTTCGCCAACGCGCTTCGGGCCATCGGCGTCGAGGCGCGGGCGGTGCCGGTCGACGCCACGCAATACCAGCTGCGCATCGTCAACTTCGATTTCGACCTCGTCACAACGCGGTTCGCCCTCTCGCCGACGCCGGACGACGCCATCCGCCAGTTCTTCTCCTCCGAATCGGCCGCCCGCGACGGCTCGTACAATCTCGCCGGGATCGCCGACCCGGTGATCGACGCGATGCTGGACGCCATGCTGACCGCCGCCACGCGCGAGGAGATGGTGGCCGCCGCGCGCGCCATGGACCGCGTCCTGCGGCTCGGTCACTATTGGGTTCCGCAATGGTACAAGGGCGAGCACACCGTGGCCTACTGGGACGAATTCGGCATCCCCGAGACCAAGCCCCGGTACGACCTGCCGGTCGAGACGACCTGGTGGTCGAAGAACGCATGA
- a CDS encoding extracellular solute-binding protein: MRATLWALLISLAVAPNALAQSTTDGGTPPADEPGAASAAEPQWRHASALTGDPRYPQGFPHFDYVDPDAPKGGRVRLADTSGYDSFNPILQRGNAAPGLSLIYDPLMTPSMDEQDISAAYGLIADKMRYPDDFAWVEYHIDPDAKWHDGTPITAEDVAWTLTAEKEADPNRAFYYKDVVSAEVVGDGVVRFTFARPGNRELPHIVGQLEPLPKAWWTGTAPDGSQRSIGEGTLEPPLGSGPYKIARFEPGRFIEYERTDDYWAKDHPTQVGTNNFDTMRYDVYRDQTIVVEAFKGGRFDWRAENSAKNWATAYESDALARGDIIKEEFPIRSTGMMQAFVMNLRLPKFQDERVRRALNLMYDFETQKRTVFYDQYDRISSYFMGTDLASTGLPEGQELEILEEVRDLVPEKVFTEPYTNPVNGSPEAVRENAREAVRLFREAGYEIRDRVMVDAETGAPFTIDFVDNSPASERYVLPYANSLKLIGIEMNFRVIDSTQYVEKVRTRDFEMTTLAWGQSSSPGNEQAFFWSSEAADQPQSQNYAGIKDPGIDALIQKVILAKDRDELVAATHALDRVLLAHDYVVPLFYSPNQRTARWNLFGRPDNIPPYGALFPTVWWWDAAKAADVERRQ, translated from the coding sequence ATGCGTGCCACGCTTTGGGCGCTCTTGATCTCGCTTGCCGTGGCCCCGAACGCGCTGGCTCAATCGACGACGGACGGCGGCACCCCGCCCGCGGACGAGCCGGGCGCTGCGAGCGCGGCCGAGCCGCAGTGGCGCCACGCCAGCGCCCTCACCGGCGACCCCCGCTACCCGCAGGGCTTCCCCCACTTCGACTATGTCGATCCGGACGCTCCCAAAGGCGGGCGCGTGCGCCTGGCCGACACGTCCGGCTACGACTCCTTCAATCCCATCCTGCAGCGCGGCAACGCGGCGCCGGGCCTGTCGCTGATCTACGATCCGCTGATGACGCCCTCGATGGACGAGCAGGACATTTCCGCCGCCTACGGCCTGATCGCCGACAAGATGCGCTATCCGGACGACTTCGCCTGGGTGGAGTACCACATCGACCCCGACGCCAAATGGCACGACGGCACGCCGATCACCGCCGAGGACGTCGCCTGGACGTTGACGGCCGAGAAGGAGGCCGACCCCAACCGCGCCTTCTACTACAAGGACGTCGTCAGCGCCGAAGTGGTGGGCGACGGGGTGGTGCGGTTCACCTTCGCGCGGCCCGGCAATCGCGAGCTGCCGCACATCGTCGGGCAGCTCGAGCCGCTGCCGAAGGCGTGGTGGACCGGGACCGCGCCGGACGGTTCGCAGCGCTCCATCGGTGAGGGCACGCTGGAGCCGCCGCTCGGGTCCGGCCCCTACAAGATCGCCCGTTTCGAGCCGGGCCGCTTCATCGAGTACGAGCGCACGGACGACTACTGGGCCAAGGACCACCCGACCCAGGTCGGCACCAACAACTTCGACACCATGCGCTACGACGTCTACCGCGATCAGACCATCGTCGTGGAGGCCTTCAAGGGCGGCCGGTTCGACTGGCGCGCCGAAAACAGCGCCAAGAACTGGGCCACGGCCTACGAAAGCGACGCGCTGGCCCGCGGCGACATCATCAAGGAAGAGTTTCCGATCCGCTCCACCGGGATGATGCAGGCGTTCGTCATGAACCTGCGCCTGCCGAAGTTCCAGGACGAGCGCGTCCGTCGCGCCCTCAACCTGATGTACGACTTCGAGACGCAGAAGCGCACCGTCTTCTACGACCAGTACGACCGCATCTCGTCCTATTTCATGGGGACCGACCTCGCCTCCACCGGCCTGCCGGAGGGGCAGGAGCTGGAAATCCTCGAGGAGGTGCGGGACCTCGTCCCGGAGAAGGTCTTCACCGAGCCCTATACCAACCCCGTCAACGGCTCGCCCGAGGCGGTGCGCGAAAATGCCCGCGAGGCGGTGCGCCTCTTCCGCGAGGCGGGCTACGAGATCCGCGACCGCGTCATGGTCGACGCCGAGACCGGCGCGCCCTTCACGATCGACTTCGTGGACAATTCCCCGGCGTCCGAGCGGTACGTGCTCCCCTACGCCAACAGCCTCAAGCTGATCGGCATCGAGATGAACTTCCGCGTCATCGATTCGACGCAGTACGTCGAGAAGGTGCGCACCCGCGATTTCGAGATGACGACGCTGGCGTGGGGCCAGTCCAGCTCACCCGGCAATGAGCAGGCCTTCTTCTGGAGCTCCGAGGCCGCCGACCAGCCGCAGTCCCAGAACTACGCGGGCATCAAGGATCCGGGCATCGACGCGCTGATCCAGAAGGTGATCCTCGCCAAGGACCGCGACGAGCTGGTCGCCGCCACCCACGCGCTCGACCGCGTGCTCCTGGCGCACGATTACGTCGTGCCGCTGTTCTACTCGCCGAACCAGCGCACCGCGCGGTGGAACCTCTTCGGCCGTCCGGACAATATCCCGCCCTACGGCGCCCTGTTCCCGACGGTGTGGTGGTGGGACGCGGCGAAGGCGGCGGACGTGGAGCGCCGCCAGTGA
- a CDS encoding zinc transporter ZntB, whose product MDSHIRFALHLSGDDRGTDIPSEDDVATLVGRAAPLWLHLSADHPDTAQWVAEHLAYLAPPVREALLEPETRPRALWTGSGLLVILHGININEGEDPEDMVPIRLWLDEHRVVSLATSRLSAIRRIAENVRAGSGPQTPSALLAALVRDVTDRIESHAGDLEDRVDALESRTIADPRDEIRKDVADQRLELTELRRYIQPQRDAVGAIVHIAPEILAAEDRAALLEQHDQLMRVAEQLEAQRERLQTLRDELGSAQAERLNRNLYVVSVISSVFLPLGFLTGLMGANLGGIPGSESSVGFWAFTLVLMLIGAGVLVVLRIARIL is encoded by the coding sequence ATGGACAGCCACATCCGATTCGCCCTCCACCTCTCGGGCGACGACCGCGGCACCGACATTCCCTCCGAGGACGATGTCGCCACGCTGGTGGGCCGTGCGGCCCCGCTGTGGCTGCATCTCTCCGCCGACCATCCCGACACCGCCCAGTGGGTGGCCGAGCATCTCGCCTACCTCGCCCCTCCGGTGCGCGAGGCGTTGCTCGAGCCCGAGACGCGGCCCCGCGCCCTGTGGACCGGCTCCGGCCTCCTGGTGATCCTGCACGGGATCAACATCAACGAGGGCGAGGACCCGGAGGACATGGTGCCCATCCGGCTGTGGCTCGACGAGCACCGCGTGGTCTCGCTGGCCACCTCGCGGCTGAGCGCCATCCGCCGGATCGCCGAGAACGTGCGTGCCGGCAGCGGCCCGCAGACCCCCTCGGCACTGCTCGCCGCGCTGGTGCGCGACGTGACCGACCGGATCGAGAGCCATGCGGGCGACCTGGAGGACCGGGTCGACGCGCTGGAGTCGCGCACCATCGCCGACCCCCGCGACGAGATCCGCAAGGACGTCGCCGACCAGCGGCTCGAGCTGACGGAGCTGCGCCGCTACATCCAGCCCCAGCGCGACGCTGTCGGCGCCATCGTCCACATCGCGCCGGAGATTCTGGCGGCGGAGGACCGCGCCGCGCTGCTGGAGCAGCACGACCAGCTCATGCGCGTCGCCGAGCAGCTCGAGGCGCAGCGCGAGCGGTTGCAGACCCTGCGCGACGAGCTCGGCAGCGCGCAGGCCGAGCGGCTCAACCGCAACCTCTACGTGGTCTCGGTGATCTCCTCGGTGTTCCTGCCGCTGGGGTTCCTCACGGGGCTGATGGGCGCCAACCTCGGCGGCATCCCCGGCTCGGAATCGAGCGTCGGGTTCTGGGCCTTCACGTTGGTGTTGATGCTCATCGGCGCGGGCGTTCTGGTGGTGCTGCGGATCGCGCGGATCCTGTAG
- a CDS encoding MAPEG family protein has translation MALEFSIALWCVLAAGLLPLLTVYPAKFDRKLDNRDPSARHARQTGLRRRAFAAHRNGFEAFPLFAVAVIVAGLTGADQARVDALALAFVALRVLFTVAYFANLSLVRSGLFALGLGVTIAIYTAAIWA, from the coding sequence GTGGCGCTCGAATTCTCGATCGCGCTGTGGTGCGTGCTGGCGGCGGGCCTTCTCCCACTCCTCACCGTCTACCCCGCCAAATTCGACCGCAAGCTCGACAATCGCGATCCGAGCGCGCGCCATGCGCGGCAGACGGGCCTGCGTCGCCGCGCCTTCGCCGCCCACCGCAACGGGTTCGAGGCTTTCCCGCTCTTTGCCGTCGCCGTGATCGTCGCGGGGCTGACGGGGGCCGACCAGGCGCGCGTCGACGCGCTGGCGCTGGCCTTCGTGGCCCTGCGGGTTCTCTTTACGGTTGCGTATTTCGCCAACCTGTCGCTCGTGCGCTCCGGCCTCTTCGCCCTCGGCCTCGGCGTGACGATCGCGATTTATACCGCCGCCATATGGGCCTGA
- the otsB gene encoding trehalose-phosphatase, with amino-acid sequence MTPPVPERPALFLDFDGTLVEIADRPDGVVVAPSLHTLIERIVARTSGAIAVVSGRKIEDIDGFLGIPIAAAGMHGLEHRAAPGDEIHYQPAPPEMDTLRERIARFPFLGDGVSMEDKGAGLAVHYRANPAHEQTVIDAMEQATADLATLHLICGKMVVEAKRRGFDKGAAVQSFMQRPPFHGRTPIFIGDDVTDEDGIRAANSVGGFGIKVGEGATDAPYRLANVAAVHDWLAQLAGVPA; translated from the coding sequence ATGACCCCACCCGTGCCGGAACGTCCGGCGCTGTTCCTCGACTTCGACGGGACCCTCGTCGAGATCGCCGATCGTCCCGACGGTGTCGTGGTCGCGCCGAGCCTGCATACGCTGATCGAGCGCATCGTGGCGCGCACGTCCGGCGCCATCGCCGTCGTCTCCGGCCGCAAGATCGAAGATATCGACGGCTTCCTCGGTATCCCGATCGCCGCCGCCGGCATGCACGGGCTGGAGCATCGCGCCGCACCGGGTGACGAGATCCACTATCAGCCCGCCCCGCCCGAGATGGACACGCTGCGCGAGCGGATCGCCCGCTTCCCCTTCCTGGGCGACGGCGTCTCGATGGAGGACAAGGGCGCCGGCCTCGCGGTGCACTACCGCGCCAACCCGGCGCATGAGCAGACCGTGATCGACGCGATGGAGCAAGCCACCGCCGACCTCGCAACGCTCCATCTCATCTGCGGCAAGATGGTGGTGGAGGCCAAGCGGCGCGGGTTCGACAAGGGCGCCGCCGTCCAATCATTCATGCAGCGGCCGCCCTTCCATGGCCGCACACCGATTTTCATTGGGGACGACGTGACGGACGAAGACGGAATTCGCGCCGCCAACTCGGTCGGCGGCTTCGGCATCAAGGTGGGCGAGGGCGCGACCGACGCACCCTACCGCCTCGCGAACGTGGCCGCCGTGCACGACTGGCTCGCCCAGTTGGCGGGGGTGCCCGCGTGA
- the nth gene encoding endonuclease III: protein MSEKKPAPKTGTAKTPARRGTKPAATARRTAKAEAVVAAEAGHPPGGLPGEAPAEPAKATPAKATPAKATPAKATPAKATPAKATPAKATPAKATPAKATPAKAPAKPKTLKNSRYTKAEADALFQRLADALPEPRTELEYTNPYTLLVAVALSAQATDVGVNKATRALFPVADTPRKMVALGEERLREFIKTIGLFNTKAKNVIALSQALIDTHGGEVPKDRAALQALPGVGRKTANVVLNVAFGEPTIAVDTHIFRIGNRLGLAPGKTPDDVEKALEKIVPERFLRGAHHWLILHGRHVCKARRPLCEACVIYELCKAPDRRALPHA, encoded by the coding sequence ATGAGCGAGAAGAAGCCGGCCCCGAAGACGGGCACCGCCAAGACCCCGGCGCGCCGCGGCACGAAGCCCGCCGCGACAGCGCGGCGTACGGCCAAGGCCGAGGCCGTCGTGGCCGCCGAAGCGGGCCACCCGCCCGGCGGCCTCCCCGGCGAGGCGCCCGCCGAGCCGGCGAAGGCCACACCCGCGAAGGCCACACCCGCGAAGGCCACACCCGCGAAGGCCACACCCGCGAAGGCCACACCCGCGAAGGCCACACCCGCGAAGGCCACGCCCGCGAAGGCCACGCCCGCGAAGGCCACGCCCGCGAAGGCCCCCGCCAAGCCGAAGACGCTGAAGAACAGCCGTTACACCAAGGCCGAGGCGGACGCCCTGTTCCAGCGCCTGGCCGACGCCCTGCCCGAGCCCCGGACCGAGCTGGAATATACCAACCCCTACACCCTCCTGGTCGCCGTCGCACTGTCGGCCCAGGCGACCGACGTCGGCGTGAACAAGGCGACGCGCGCGCTCTTTCCCGTGGCCGACACGCCGCGGAAGATGGTCGCCCTCGGCGAGGAGCGGCTGCGCGAGTTCATCAAGACCATCGGCCTCTTCAACACCAAGGCCAAGAACGTGATCGCCCTGTCGCAGGCGCTGATCGACACGCACGGCGGCGAGGTGCCGAAGGACCGCGCGGCGCTGCAGGCGCTTCCCGGCGTCGGCCGCAAGACCGCGAACGTGGTCCTCAACGTCGCCTTCGGCGAGCCGACGATCGCGGTCGACACGCACATCTTCCGCATCGGCAACCGCCTCGGCCTGGCGCCGGGGAAGACGCCGGACGACGTGGAGAAGGCGCTGGAGAAGATCGTCCCCGAGCGCTTCCTGCGCGGGGCGCATCACTGGCTGATCCTGCACGGCCGGCATGTCTGCAAGGCGCGCCGTCCGCTGTGCGAAGCCTGCGTGATCTACGAGCTGTGCAAGGCGCCCGACCGCCGCGCTCTGCCCCACGCCTGA
- a CDS encoding ABC transporter substrate-binding protein, protein MRLFALPAVLAATLALAGPATAQTRGPDVADWPAVLAAAEGQTVDWYAWGGETHINDYIAWVGDEVAARYGVTLNQVKLADTAEAVARVLAEKTAGENEDGAVDLVWINGENFVAMQENGLLRPDPWAEALPNRPLVDMDLYGAAIDRDFGVSVKGQESPWGRAQLVTVFDAARTPEPPRSLDELIAFAEANPGRFTYPQPPNFTGTTFLKQLLLDLVPDREILYAPAGDGAETLVRDTLIPVLQRLHPNLWRKGAAFPAGVAEVRRLYADGELLLALTGNPSDAVAGVNDGLLPPESRVAAFAGGSIGNVHFVAIPFNAADQAGALVVANFLLSPEAQARKADPDVWGDPTVLAVARLPEADRALFDEEVGVDAPTLAEPHVSWTAVIERVWDEAFLR, encoded by the coding sequence ATGCGCCTCTTCGCCCTCCCCGCCGTCCTCGCGGCGACGCTCGCCCTCGCGGGCCCCGCCACCGCCCAGACGCGCGGCCCCGACGTCGCCGACTGGCCCGCCGTCCTGGCCGCGGCCGAGGGACAGACGGTCGACTGGTACGCCTGGGGCGGCGAAACCCACATCAACGATTATATCGCCTGGGTCGGCGACGAGGTGGCCGCGCGCTACGGGGTCACGCTGAACCAGGTGAAGCTCGCCGACACGGCCGAGGCGGTCGCCCGCGTGCTGGCCGAGAAGACCGCCGGCGAGAACGAGGACGGCGCCGTCGACCTCGTATGGATCAACGGCGAGAACTTCGTCGCCATGCAGGAGAACGGCCTGCTGCGACCGGACCCATGGGCCGAGGCCCTTCCCAATCGCCCCCTCGTCGATATGGACCTCTACGGCGCGGCGATCGACAGGGACTTCGGCGTCTCGGTGAAGGGGCAGGAGAGCCCATGGGGCCGCGCCCAGCTCGTCACCGTCTTCGATGCCGCGCGAACGCCCGAGCCGCCGCGTTCGCTGGACGAGCTGATCGCGTTCGCCGAGGCGAACCCCGGCCGCTTCACCTACCCGCAGCCGCCCAACTTCACCGGAACCACCTTCCTCAAGCAGCTCCTCCTCGACCTCGTGCCCGACCGCGAGATCCTCTACGCCCCCGCCGGCGACGGTGCGGAGACGCTGGTGCGGGACACGCTGATCCCGGTGTTGCAGCGGCTTCATCCGAACCTGTGGCGCAAGGGCGCGGCGTTCCCGGCGGGCGTCGCCGAGGTGCGCCGGCTCTATGCGGACGGCGAGCTGCTGCTGGCGCTGACCGGCAACCCGTCCGACGCGGTGGCCGGCGTGAACGACGGATTGCTGCCCCCCGAGAGCCGGGTCGCGGCGTTCGCGGGCGGGTCGATCGGCAACGTCCACTTCGTGGCGATCCCGTTCAACGCGGCGGATCAGGCGGGCGCGCTGGTGGTGGCGAACTTCCTGCTGTCGCCGGAGGCGCAGGCCCGCAAGGCCGACCCCGACGTGTGGGGCGACCCCACGGTGCTCGCCGTCGCGCGCCTCCCCGAGGCCGATCGCGCCCTGTTCGACGAGGAGGTCGGCGTCGACGCTCCCACGCTCGCCGAGCCGCACGTCAGCTGGACGGCGGTGATCGAGCGCGTCTGGGACGAGGCTTTCCTGCGATGA
- a CDS encoding protein-disulfide reductase DsbD, whose translation MLGPRLAAAAALLCCAAALAPPAQAEEVARIDAEHLSARVLLRNAVTAPGDKVDVAIRHTLDDGWHTYWINPGDSGGPPVFEWDVGKGGATGPLRFPAPSLLPYPPLMNHGYSDQFTLLTDLTVPADWPAGVPWLVSVRADWLVCEKICIPASGTARIEVPTGAASEPDSTVAFAFVQAEWALPQASDVAATYTRDGDTITLDVPGAQAEGAHFFAFDGRALDHVAPQPAAASEDGARLTLTSTGEPLDGTLAGVLTTRSGAVEITATGTPDPVPPAATATPPVASPGSGTPAAAAAAAAPSGEAVARPQALAAAPPAAAPFAGPAPVVLAGGDGPGLGFWQALGLAFLGGMILNLMPCVFPVLAVKVLGLVAHADAPLRRRAGVGAAYMAGVLVSLAVVAAVMLALRAGGEAVGWGFQLQSPAFVAAMTLVLFAFGLNLSGVFEIGATLTRLGGRGGSGPASAFSTGLLAAVVATPCTAPFMAPAMGAALVASPLFALGVFAALGVGLALPFVVLAAIPGAARLLPRPGMWMVRFKQALAFPLYLTAAWLFWVLAQLVSVESLLPAMAALVFVAMAAWLFGLSQRGSGASHRVASGLAVASLAAAIVAVWPALQPATAATAGTATASERPLGLTAGHRGAEEPYSPARLASLRAAGKPVFVNVTAAWCITCKVNERVVLSGEDFLDELTRNDVTYLKADWTRRDPEVTEFIEEFGRAGVPLYVHFPADGAPLVLPQILTVATLRSAFES comes from the coding sequence ATGCTGGGTCCCCGTCTCGCCGCCGCAGCGGCCCTCCTGTGCTGTGCAGCGGCGCTCGCCCCTCCCGCCCAGGCGGAGGAGGTCGCGCGCATCGACGCGGAGCACCTTTCGGCGCGCGTCCTCCTGCGCAACGCGGTGACCGCGCCGGGCGACAAGGTGGACGTCGCCATCCGCCACACGCTGGACGACGGGTGGCACACCTACTGGATCAATCCGGGCGATTCGGGCGGGCCCCCGGTGTTCGAATGGGACGTCGGCAAGGGCGGCGCGACGGGGCCGCTGCGGTTCCCGGCGCCGAGCCTCCTGCCCTACCCGCCGCTGATGAACCACGGCTACTCGGACCAGTTCACCCTCCTCACCGACCTCACCGTCCCGGCGGACTGGCCGGCGGGCGTGCCCTGGCTGGTGTCGGTTCGGGCCGACTGGCTGGTGTGCGAGAAGATCTGCATCCCGGCGAGCGGGACGGCGCGGATCGAGGTCCCGACCGGCGCGGCGAGCGAACCCGATTCGACGGTCGCCTTCGCGTTCGTCCAGGCCGAGTGGGCGCTGCCGCAGGCGAGCGACGTCGCCGCCACCTACACCCGCGACGGCGACACGATCACGCTCGACGTGCCCGGCGCGCAGGCCGAGGGGGCGCACTTCTTCGCCTTCGACGGGCGTGCGCTCGACCATGTCGCCCCGCAGCCTGCGGCCGCGAGCGAGGACGGCGCACGACTGACGCTGACGTCCACCGGAGAGCCGCTCGACGGCACGCTCGCCGGTGTCCTCACCACCCGATCCGGCGCCGTCGAGATCACGGCGACCGGCACGCCCGACCCGGTGCCTCCCGCAGCGACCGCCACGCCGCCCGTGGCGAGCCCCGGCTCCGGCACGCCCGCCGCCGCCGCCGCCGCCGCCGCGCCGTCCGGCGAGGCCGTCGCTCGCCCGCAGGCCCTCGCCGCCGCGCCGCCGGCCGCGGCGCCGTTCGCGGGGCCGGCACCGGTGGTTCTCGCCGGCGGCGACGGGCCGGGCCTGGGCTTCTGGCAGGCGCTCGGCCTCGCCTTCCTGGGCGGGATGATCCTCAACCTGATGCCGTGCGTCTTCCCGGTGCTGGCGGTGAAGGTGCTCGGCCTCGTCGCCCATGCCGACGCACCCTTGCGGCGTCGCGCCGGGGTCGGCGCGGCCTACATGGCCGGCGTCCTCGTCAGCCTCGCGGTCGTCGCGGCGGTGATGCTGGCACTGCGGGCGGGGGGCGAGGCGGTCGGCTGGGGCTTCCAGTTGCAGAGCCCGGCCTTCGTCGCGGCGATGACGCTGGTCCTGTTCGCCTTCGGCCTCAACCTTTCGGGCGTGTTCGAGATCGGCGCCACGCTCACCCGGCTCGGCGGACGCGGCGGCAGCGGTCCGGCCTCGGCCTTCTCCACCGGGCTCCTCGCGGCGGTGGTGGCCACGCCCTGCACCGCCCCCTTCATGGCCCCGGCGATGGGGGCGGCGCTGGTCGCCTCGCCGCTCTTCGCGCTCGGCGTCTTCGCGGCGCTCGGTGTCGGGCTGGCGCTCCCCTTCGTGGTGCTGGCGGCGATCCCCGGAGCCGCCCGCCTCCTGCCGCGGCCCGGCATGTGGATGGTGCGCTTCAAGCAGGCGCTCGCCTTCCCGCTCTACCTCACGGCGGCCTGGCTCTTCTGGGTGCTGGCGCAGCTGGTCAGCGTCGAGTCGCTGCTGCCGGCGATGGCCGCGCTCGTCTTCGTGGCCATGGCGGCGTGGCTGTTCGGCCTCTCGCAGCGCGGCTCGGGCGCCTCGCACCGCGTCGCCTCGGGCCTCGCCGTCGCCAGCCTGGCGGCCGCGATCGTCGCGGTATGGCCCGCGCTGCAGCCCGCGACCGCCGCGACCGCCGGGACCGCCACGGCGAGCGAGCGCCCGCTGGGCCTGACCGCCGGGCACCGAGGCGCCGAGGAGCCGTACTCACCCGCCCGCCTCGCCAGCCTGCGCGCGGCGGGCAAGCCCGTCTTCGTCAACGTCACCGCGGCGTGGTGCATCACCTGCAAGGTCAACGAGCGGGTCGTCCTCTCGGGCGAGGATTTCCTCGACGAACTGACCCGCAACGACGTAACCTACCTCAAGGCGGACTGGACGCGGCGCGACCCCGAGGTGACCGAGTTCATCGAGGAGTTCGGCCGCGCCGGCGTTCCGCTCTACGTCCACTTTCCCGCCGACGGCGCACCCCTCGTGCTGCCCCAGATCCTGACCGTCGCCACGCTGCGCTCCGCCTTCGAGAGCTGA